CGTGAGCGAGGGGGCCGTAACGCTGGTGCTGGAACCCAAGAGCGGCGCGAGCGCCGTGGCCTGCGAGTGCACATTGACGGGCACGACCGGGTCGACGCCCCGGAACACCATGTAGCTCAGGATCGCGACGCTGCTAACGCTGAAGCTCCAGGTCGAGGTTCCCAGGCCACTATTCCCCACCGCCTTCCAATAGATCGCCTGGGTCAGGGAAAAAAAGCCATCGCTCCGGCTGTCAACGAGGGTCCATCCGCTGGGCGCGTTGATGGTAGGCGTGCCGCGGACAACAATCTGGGCAATAACGATGTCGTTGACCGCCAGGCCGGATGGCGACGAAAAGCTCAGGCTGCCGGAGCCGCTTCCCCCGGTGTCCGTCGATGATGAGCGCTGGAAGCTGATCGCCGCGTGCACCGGGCTGCAGGCCAATAGCACCAGGCAGGCGAGCAGGCAGCGCGCAATTGCTGCAAGCAACCCGCCAAGAGAGGACTGGCGTTTCATCGGCTCACCTTGGCCCGCAGTTGCCGTTCCACATAGCCCAGCCCACCCGCCGCGCCCGGGCAGGCGCCGGCGGCCGGCTGGTTGCAGGCGGTGGCGGTGATTCCATAGACGGTCACCGTCACCCCGCCCTCGCTGGCCGAACCCAGGGTCGCGCAGCTCACCGTGACGGTCAGGCGGGCCGCTCCGGCGCCGGCCGGGACCGAGAGGTGGGTGGTCGCGGGACAGGAAGATACCGCGACCACCTGATACAACCCCCACTCGATGCCACTGCGCGCCGCCTGATAAGCACGGCTACCCTGCACATCCAGCGCTGCGCCGGCCTGCTGAAGGGAACTGAAGGTCAGGGCAAAGGTGCCCAGAGCGGCCAGCACCACCAGCAGGAAGATCGCAGTGATCAGGGAAAAGCCGCGGTCAGGGCGCATTGTCCACGTGGACCTCATGGTAAAGGGTCACACTCTCCCCGGCCTCGCTCAGGGTCAGCCGCAGGCTCACCAGCCCAAGGCGCGCCAGCACCCCCGGCTGGTAAGCGAATGCGCAGCCGCTCACCGCGTCCGCCAGGGTCACGCCGCCCGTGGTGGTAGGCTGGGCCGCCACGAAGCCGTAGCCAGTTCGCCGTGTCAGCAGCCCGGAACCCGGGTCGCAGACATAGCTCACCGGCGCCTGGACGACCTGAAAGCGACGGCCAGGCGACCCACCGGGCGGCTGGAAGCGCGTGGAGGCGAAGCTCAGAACATCGGCGGTCCCGGCCTCGGTGGAGCCGGTGATCAGCGCCCGGTTCTGCCCGCAATAAGCGCTAGGCAGGGCCGTTCCGCAGTCGTTGCCGGCATTGTTGTAGTAGTTGAAGATCACCAGCCAGTCATCCTTATAGGTGTCGTCGGCGGTGATCAGGCTGCCGACACTAGTGAGGCTGGTGCAACCGGCGATGAAACAGCTCCCGCCGGCGGTGTCCAGCCGGTAACGCCCGCCGTCCACGGCGGGAATGAATTCCAGGAACTGCACGCCTCCACTGGAAGTGACGCGCAGGCTGTTGGGCAGTGCCCCGCGCAAATCCCGCCCGATGCGGCGCAGCGCGGTATCGGCCTCGTCACTCAATTCGGCCCGCCGCGCCGCGTCGAAATAGCCACGCACCGGTCCCTGGATGAACACCGCCACCATGCCGGCCACCACCCCGGTGATGACTATCACCATGATGGACTCCACCAGGGTGAAGCCGCGCTGAAACCGCGTATATCGGGGAATCATGGCGGCTCAGTAGTGCAGGCGGAAACCGCTGAGGGAGACACTTTCGCCAGCCGAAGTGACCGTGACCGTCACCCGCAGGCTGTCGGCCGCCGCCACGCCGCCCAAGGCCTCCCCGGCCACGGCGACACTGGCTGAATAGGCATTCAGCCCGGCGATGGCTGTCCCGGTTATATCCCTGATACCCGTCATGCTGAAGCCCGCGTAATCGCCCACGTCGTCGAACAGGGCCCTGGATGCTTCCGGCTCCACGCCGTCGGGATCGCTGAAATCATGGGCGAGGACCTCTTCCAGCAAGGATTCCGCCACGGCCAGGGCCTGCTTGCGCACGATGGGGTCGCCGCTGTGGGCGGCGGTGATGTTGAGGACCGAGAGGATGCCGGAGACACCGACGCCGACGATGACGATGAACAGGATCAGTTCGATGAGGGTGAAGCCGCCGCAGGCAGACCTAGTGGCGGTTCGGCGAGATTTCCTGAGCGAATGGCTGATCTGGGCAGTGTAAGGTTCCATGGCGTCCGGCCGTCTGCGCGCCGATCTAGCGGTGTACCAGTCCCGTCGCCGCCTCGACCACGATGGGCTCGTTCACCCCGTGCACCTGGATGGTCTGGCCGCTGCTCGCCCGCCCCCAGGAATCAAAACTGAAGTCGCTGGGCGTGGAGCTATACGCAATCCCGCCGGGCGCGTGAAGGCTGTATGGCGCGGTTCCGTCCGGTCCCGCCAGGTTAAGGTCGCAGGTAGCCGAACCGGCGGCGGAAGCAATGCCCAAGCTGGCGCTGGAGGCGCCGAAACTCACGCAAACCGTGCGTCGCTGCGCGATGGCGGCCTTCTGGGCATAACGCAAGAGACCCAGGGTGCCGTCATGGAAGCCCCGGGCCTCGAACATCTGCCGGTCGAAGAAGCGCGGCAGGGCAGTGATGGCCAGCACCCCCAGGATGACGATCACCACCACCAGTTCGATCACGGTGAATCCACCGCTCCGCCGATGCACAGAGAAGCCGCATCAGTTGGCGGCGCCTATGGCGGAATACGTGGCCGTGTAGATGGTGGATCCAGTGCCCTTCTTTACCGTGCAGGTCACGGCGGTGCCATTCGTAGCGCTGGCAGTATCCGCCTGAAGGTAATAGTCGGTCGCACTGGCCGTCGTGCCAAGGCTTAGAGCCGGCACCAATAGATTGCCCACATCAGAGCACTTGGCTACTTGCGCGCACTTGCCCGTGGTCACAACATTATTGGTCACCGCGCAACCCCCGTAATTGACCGACGAGGCAGAGCTCAGCCCCCCCGCCACGCCGTCGATAGCGGCCTGTTCTGCGTCGCCGCGCAGATCAACGAACTTGGGCAGGGCGGTGGCCGCCAGGATGCCTAGGATCACGATCACCACCACCAGCTCAATTAGAGTGAAGCCCTGTTGCCGTTGCATCGTTATAACTCCTTGATTGAAGAAATCCGGTTTCACTGGCAACTCGCCAATGATGCGTTGAGCGTATAGATGGGTTGCGCTGCCACTGCAGCCTCAGTATAGACGAGCGTGCATATCGGGTTGCTGCCGCTGCCGTCGTGGCCACTGTCGGCGGCAATCACCTGCGCACCGGAAGCAGCCGGCGGCAGAAAGTAATCCGGCGCCGTGATGCCGGCGATTTCGGCGATCTGCCCGGCCGCGGGATAACCGTTGACGAAACCCACCGTGGTGCCTTCCACCACGATGCGCTTGTCCGCCGGCATCGCCAGCATGTCTGCCTGCGAGATGGTCTGCGTAGCGCTGTAGCCTCGCGCGATGAGCTGGGCGTGGGCCATGGCTGCCGCGCCTTTCACGGAAGCCAGCGCCCCGTTCATCTTGGCCAGGCGTGCGTCTGCCTGGAGCGAAGCGAATTTGGGCAGCGCCACCGCCGCCAGGATGGCGAGGATGGTGATCACGATCACCAGTTCGATCAGGGTGAAACCTTCATGTCTGTCTTTCATTGCGCCTCCCGGTGCGCGTCACATCTTTCCTCAGATTAGCCGTTCTTGGTAAAACCCGTTGCGGGAACCGGGTTTCCGACCGCATCGCGTAGCGACAGAGAAGACCCATTAGTGCTTAATCGCCGCACGCCCCAAATCCCACATGGGCAAGAACACCCCCAGCGCCAAAACCAGCACCATGGCGCCCACGATCAACAGCAAGATGGGCTCTATGGCGGTGCTCAGGTTCTTCAGGTCCAGGTCCACCTCGCGGTCATAGAAGTTGGCCACTTCTTCCATCATGTTGTCCAGTTGTCCCGACTCTTCGCCTACGTCGATCATCTGCAGCACCAGGGGCGGAAACACCCCCAAGGCGGCGGCGGTGCGCCCCACCGACTCGCCGCGCTCGATGCCGCGCCGCATCTCGCCCACCTGCCCAGCCACGTGGGCATTGTCCACCGCGCCTGCAATCAACCCCAGGCCCTGCACGATGGGCACGCCGGACTTCATCACCATGGCGAAGGAGCGGGCGAAGCGCGCCAGCATGCTCTTGTTGACGATGGCGCCCACCACCGGCAGCCTCAGCTTGAATCCGTCCCACCACAGCCGCCCCTTGGGGGTTCGGATGAAGCGCAGCCACAACCAGCCAAGGCCGATGAGTCCCGCCAGCACCGCCGGCCAGTAGCGCACCGAAAATTCTGATGTGGCCAACAGGATTTTGGTGGCCCAGGGCAGTTCGGCATTGAAGCCGGCAAACACGCGGGCAAAGGCCGGGATAACAAACAGGTTGATGACCAGCATGGCGGCGCCGATGGCCGCCAGCACCATGACGGGATAGCGCATGGCCGCCTGCACGCGGCTGCGGGTGTCGCGCTCGCGCTCCAGATAACCGGCCAAGTGCAGAAAGGCCTCGTCCACCCGGCCACTGCTCTCGCCCACCTTGAGGATGCCGATGATCATGGGCGAGAAGATGGCGGGATGCTGGTTAAAGGCCTGACTAAGCCCATAACCGCCTTCCAGGTCGCCGACCACCTCGCGCAGGGCGACCGCCAGCACGCCACTGCGGGTGGTGTCCGCAAGACCGTTAAGGCCCCGCACGAGCGGCACCCCCGAGCGCGCCAGGGTGTGCATCTGACGGCAGAAGAACATCATGTCGTCCAGGTCCGGCTTGCGCCGGTTGGTCCGTGTGACGGCGCCCGGCGTCTCGGCGCGGGCGTCCTGCTTCAGCTCGGCGATGTTCACCGGCACCAGGGCACGGGACTGCAGGATACGCGCGACGCCGGCGGGCGAATCGCTGTCCAACACCCCCTCCACCAGCGCGCCCTGGGAGTCGCGGCCCTTGTAGCTGAACTTGGCCACGGCTAGGCATTCTCCCCGGAAATACGCATCACCTCTTCCAGCGAAGTGACACCCTGGGCGGCATAATCCAGGGCGCACTGGGTGAAGGGCCTGAAACCCTCAGCGCCTGCCGCCGCAACGGTGAAAGCCGCGCTGTCGTTGCGGCGCAGGGCATCCAGCATGGCGGGGTTGGTTTCCAGCAATTCGTAGACACCGATGCGGCCGCGGTACCCGGTGTTATTGCAGTTCTGGCAGCCCACGCCGCGGCGGAACGCAATGCCTTCCAGCGAGACGCCCAATTCGGCCTCCAACCCCACGCGGCCATGAAAATCCGGCTCATCGGGCAGGGAGCAGTGATCGCAGATCTTCCTCACCAGGCGCTGAGCCACGATGGCGCGCAGCGCCGCCGCCACCAGGAAGCCTTCCGCCCCCATGTCCAGCAAGCGGCTGGCGGTGGCGATGGCGCCGTTGGTGTGCAGGGTGGAGAGCACCAGGTGCCCCGTGAGCGAGGCGCGCAGGGCGATCTCGGCGGTCTCGCGGTCGCGCATCTCGCCCACCAGCACGATGTCCGGGTCCTGCCGCAGGGCTGCCCGTAAAACGCTGGCGAAGGTCAGGCCGATCTGGGTATGCACCTGGACCTGGTTGATGCGCGACAGGGTGTATTCCACCGGGTCCTCGGCGGTGATGATCTTTTTCTCCGGCGAATTGAGTTCGCTGAGGGCGGCATACAAGGTGGTGGTCTTGCCGCTGCCGGTGGGCCCGGTTACCAGCACCATGCCGTGGGGCAGGCGGATGTTGCGGCGGAAACGGCGCAGCAGCTCGGCAGGCATGCCCACCTGCTCCAGATTGAGCATGCCGGCGGAGCGGTCCAAAAGGCGCATAACCACCGACTCGCCGTGCTGCACCGGCATGGTGGACAGGCGCACATCGATGTTGCGCTCGCGCACGCGGATGGAAAAACGCCCGTCCTGGGGCACGCGCCGCTCGGAGATATTCAGGCCCGACATGAGCTTGAGGCGCGAAACCAGGGCGGCGGCGGCGCGCTTTTCCTGGATCACGTGTTCCTGCAATACGCCGTCCACCCTCTGGCGGATGCGCAGCAGGCCTTCGTCCGGTTCGATGTGGATGTCCGAGGCGCGCACCTGCACCGCGTCCTGAAACAGGGACTGCAGCAGCTTCACCACCGGCGCGTCCGCCACGTCCACGCTGCCCGCCAGGGAGGCCAGGTCGAAGTCGTTCTGCGCCAGTTCCTCGCCAATCTGCCCGGCGAGATTGGTGATCTCCTCGGTGCGCCGGTAAAGCTGGTCGATCATGTGCAGCAGATCGGACTCGCGCACCAGGGCCGCCTGCACCGGCATGTGCAGGATGCGGCCGATCTCGTCGAACGCGACAATGTCGGTGGGATCGGCCATGCCCACGATGGCCTCGTGGCCGCTGCGGCTCAGCACCATGGCGCGGAAACGCCGCGCCTGGGCTTCCGGCAACAGCTTCACCGCCTCCGGGTCGATCTTGTACTGCCGCAGATTCAACAGCGGGATCTGCAACTGGCGGGAGAGAAACTCCAGCAACTCCGGCTCGCGCACGAAGCCCAGTTCCACCAGGGCCTTGCCCAGCTTGCGCCCGGTCTCCCTCTGGCTGGCCAACGCCTGCTCCAATTGCGTCTGGGTGATGATGCCGCCCTGCACCAGGAGGTCGCCGATACGGATCTTCTTCAGGGCCATGTCAGTCTCCCGGACTCAGCGCCGGCCCCGCAACGCATCGATGCGCTGCGCCACGTAGGCCTGCACGTCCCGCGACACGCCACCCAAGGCTGCCGTCCTGACATAGGCTTCCAGGGCCTCCTGATAGCGCTCCCCGCCATCCAGGGAAACCGCCAGTCCCAGCCACCAGCGCGACTGTCCGGATTGCGCCCGGATGGCCTGGCCATAATGGGAGGCGGCCTCATCGTACCGCCCCTGTTTCTGATACAAGGCCCCTAGAAGCCCCTGCACCTCGGGATCGCCGCCATCCAGTGCCGCCGCCGTGCGCAATTCCTGTTCCGCCTGGCGGGTGCGGCCGAGCTTCAGCAGCAATTGCGCCCGGAGTTTCACCGCGTCCACATCGGAGCGTGGCGAGCCTTCCAGCATGCTCAAGGCTTGTTCCTCATCGCCCAGGGCCGCATAGCGGCGCGCCCGGCGCAGGCGCTCGGTGGGGCTGTCGGGGTGCGCTTCCGCCGAGTCCCGCGCCTCTTCGTCCACGCCGCGCCTATGGTCTCCGCCGTAAATGTTTGTGCCGCTGCGGCGGCGCGGGGGAGTGGACGTTTTGGCGGATGGCAGGTCAGGCCCGCCGGCTGTGCCAGCCTGTTTGACGCGCGTGACGGCGGTGCTGGGGAGCATAGGGCGCGGGGCAACCGCCGGAGGCGTTTCGCTGCTGGCCCGGGATGGTGCCGGTTCTCCGTTCGAGCCACTCGCAGCGGCTGGAGCCTGGCCGCCAGTCGATTCATCAGCTTTAAAGGCCTGGGCCGGAACTTCGGGAGTGCGCTCAGCCGCCACCTGCGCCGGCATTTCCGGCGCCATCGGCGCGGCCGCAACGGCGGTAGGCGAAGGCTGGGGCAGTACGACCGCCGGAGCCAGTTCCGGGGTACCCACGGCGGGGGCGGATGGGCTGGCATCCAGGGTCGGCCGCAAAAAGAACCAGGCCACCGCAAAAACCAGGCCGCCCAGGACGGCCAGGACCAGCAGCCATATCAACGAGGAGCGCGGCGCGTCCTGTTCCACCACGCGCACGCTGCCGGGGAGATCGGCCAGCCCCTTGTCACCCGATTCGCGCGCCTCCAGGTCCTTGAGCATCTGGTTGATCAGGCTCATGGCAGCGCCCCGTGGGCGGCGTTGAGCGCGGCCCAACCGGCGCTTGCCAGTAGCAGGGCCACCAGCCACAGGCGCGGCAGGCGCGCGGGGCGCGCGCTGAGGGCTTCGGTGTCGGCGGCGGCCAGACGCACATGGGACCAGCGCACCCGCCTGGCGCCCTTGCCATAGGCCACCATCAAGGCCTTGTTGGCCAGGATGTTGAGCAGGCGCGGCGTACCTCGCGTCAGGGAGTGAATCAGCCAGCAGGCGGGGCCGGTCAGCAGATCGCCGCGCTCCAGGCCCGCGGTACGCAGGCGGCTGGTCAGATAGCGTCGCGTCTCGCTACGCCGCAAGGGCCTCAAGTGGTAGGAGAACGTAATGCGCTGGCGCAGTTGCCGAAACTCGGGCCGCGCCAGCAGCCGGTCCAGTTCCGGCTGGCCGAACAGCACGATCTGCAGCAGCTTGCGCCGCTCGGTCTCCAGGTTGGTGAGCAGCCGCAGCAGTTCCAGGCTGTCCGGCGGGATCGCCTGGGCTTCATCCAGCACCAGCACCAGGCGCTTGCCTGAGGCGGCCACGCCCAGAAGGTGCGCATATATCAGCTTGAGCAGATGGCCGGGCCGGATCACCTTCTCGAAGGGAATGCCCAGTTCTTCGGCGAAGGTCGCCAGAAGCTCGGCCTGTGACAGGGCCGGGTTGGGGATGTAGGCGGTGACGAAGCCCGAGTCCAGTTCGTTGAGCAGCTTACGGCAGAGCATGGTCTTGCCCGTGCCCACCTCGCCGCTGATCTTGATGAAGCCTTCGCCGCCGTGCAGGGCGATCATCAGGACGTTGAGGGCCTCCTGATAGCCGGGCAGCGCACAGAAGAACTGGGTGTTGGGGGTCAGCCCGAAGGGATATTCCGTGAGGCCGAAGTGCTGCAAATACATGCCCGGTCTCTTATGGCAAGGGATCCCGCCGCGATTCGCCATCCAGTCTGCGGTAGCGCTCGGCCATTTCGTCACGCAGCGGCTTCCAGTCCGCGGCGGACTGGATCACCGTGGGCTTGAGCAGTATCACCAGCTCGCTCTTGACGAAGGTGCCGGTGCCGCGCCGGAACAGCGAGCCCACCCAGGGCAATCGGCTCAGCCAGGCGATGCCTTCGCGGCTGTTCTGCTCGGTGTTCTGCATCAGACCGCCGATCACCACTATCTGGCCGGTCTGTGCGTGCACCACGCTGTCGGACTCGCGCACCTGGCTCAAGGCGAGGGGGATTTCCTGCTCGCCATCGCCGAAGTTCAGCCGGGTCACCTGGTCACTGACCTGGGTCACCGCCGGGTGGACGTGCAGGGTGACCATGCCCTTGTCGTCGATCTGAGGTGTCACGTCGAGGGAAATACCGGAGAAGAAGGGGCTGAGCACCGGTGAGGGCGAGAACCCGCCCGCACCGATGGTGTTGGCGAAGGAGCCGGGATTGACGTTGGACACATGCAGCTCGTCCTTGCCCACCTTGATCACCGCCTTCTGGTTGTTCAGGGTCGAGATCCGTGGGCTGGAGAGGGTATTGACGTTTCCCTGAGTCTCCAGCAATTCGATGAAGGCCTTGAAGTCGCCCATGTTGACGCTGACGGTGAAGGCCTGACCCACATTCAAGGTCTGCGTGGCCAGGGCCGAGAGCGGACCGATAGGCCCGGTGAGGCTGGTCAGCATGGAATTCTGGCCGTCACGGATGACGCTGGCCCAGTCCACGCCGGCCTGATAGCCATCCTTGAGTTCCACCTCCAGGATCTTGGCCTCCAATACCACCTGCCGCTCCACCTCACGGCGCATGGCCTCGAGGAACTGCTCGACCTCGCGCAACTGCCGGGGATAGGCGCGCACCACCACCACGCCGCTCTGCTGATTGACCACGAAATTGGCGTCCGCCGCATCGCAGACGATGACCCCCAGGGCCTGCTTGAGCTCGCGCCAGAACTGGGAGCTGGATGTGGTGGAAACCACGCTGCCGGGAAGCGAGGGCACGCCGCGGGATGGCACGGCGATGGCTTGGTTGTGGCTGTCATCGCGGTTTTCGCTGTTCTTGGCGAAATTGCGGCAATCGATGGACTCCTCGTACTCCTGGCTGGCGCCGCCCGAACCACTGCCGCCTTGTCCGCCCGAGTAGCCGGCCTGCCCGCCGCCGTATGCGCCCTGGCCATAGTTCTGGCCCAGCGCACCGCCCTGCAGGGCGGCATTGGCGTAGAAGGATTGCGAGCTGGGCCCCGAACTGACGCGGGTTTCCGAACGGCCGTTGCGCACGAAATTGATGTAATCCACATGATAGATGCGCGACATCAACTCCGAGGGGAAGATCAGGTAGCCCGCGCCGGTTTTCTTGTAGTCGTACCCGTAAACCTCCCGCACCGCCTCCAGCACCTCGGGCAGGGTCACGTTCTTCAGGTCGATGGTGACCGCGCCTTTCAGATCCGGGTGCACCACCACGTTTTGCTCGCTGTCCGCCACCAGACCCATGAAGAACTCGCGCGCATCCACCTGCATCACCGAGACGTCGAAGCGCCGCTCACGCCCATGGCGAGGCGCACTCTCCCCCGGGGCAGACAAGTCGGGCAGCAGCGCGTCGGAAACCGCCGCCGGCGGCTGAAAACGCGTGGACTGGGGCGGCCTGACCGGCTTGGGGTCTTCCTGGGCCTTCATGAATTCGGAGGGCGCGCTGCGATCGGGCCGCAGGTCCAGGTAAGAGCAGGAATTCATCCCCAAGGCCAGGGCCAGGGCTATCAGTGGTCGAAGCAGGCGGAACGGCATGTTCAGTGGTCTTTCCTTCGGGTTTTCTTAACCTGTGACACCAAGGGCAGGTCGATGACCTGATCGTCCTTGCGCACCCGGACCCGGCCGGGCTCGATGGCCAGCACTTCCAGGCCCTGCCAGCGCTGGCCCACGCGTACGGTCACCGTGCCGTCCAGCAGCGCGTGCCGGCCGCGGGGCTGGATCACGATGCCGGACACCTTCGGCAGCTCGGCGCTTGGCAGCTCTGCCGCAGACTGGTTCAACGCGGGACGGGTCGGATCGGCCATTTCGGCCACCGTTCCCAAGGATATGCCCGCCAGGCCCAAGGCAATCCACACGCGCCACTCAGGCACTGAGCCACTCCTTGTGAAAGCTGAGGGTATATACCTTCAGCCGCACCCGCGCCAAGGGGTAGGCCTTCACTTCGTAATCCACGGAGTCCCAGAACAGGGCCTGCGGCTCCAGTGCGCGCAGATAATCGAGCACATCGAAATAGCGGCCCTCGATTTCCAGAGTCATTTCGTGCCGGTAGATGGCGGGCGTCTCGTCATCTTCCTTCGCCTTCCCTGTCCCGCTATCCTCGGCGGCGCCGAGCCGGCGCGCCGGTTCGGTTTGCAGGGAGATCAGGCGCAGGCCCTGCTGGCGGGCGAGTATCTCGCGGAGCAGCCCCGCCATGGCCTCGGGCGTGATGAATTCATGGCCGAGACGATCGCGGCGGGCCTCCGTCTCTTCCAATCGGGCCTGCAAGCCTTCGATTCGCTCGCGCACCGCGCGGTTGGGATCGATTCCAGCCCGCGCCGACAGGGCACTGGCCGCTGCCGAAAGCGCCTGACTGCGGGTCTGAGCCTGCTGCAACTGCTGCTCAAGCGCCTTGTGCCGGGCGGCCATGGGTTCATCCAGCAGGTTGTTCCAGAGGGCGAACAACACCGACAGCACTGCCAGCCCCACCAGGACGCGCTCCCGCAGGCTCAAGGCGTCGACGCGCGCCGCCAGCTGCTGCCATTGCCCCGCCAGATCCGCCTGCATGGTTCCTAGTTCCATCCTGAGGCCCGCCCTACCCTTTGCTCACATCCTTGGGCACCTGGGTCCGCAGGATGAAATCCACCTGACCCGGCTGCTGCTCCGGCCGCCGGATGCTGAGCGTCGAGAAGCTGCGAGACTTGAATGCGGCCTCCTGACCCAGGGCCTGCAGCATGTGCGGTATCTGCTCGGCTTTGAGCGCCCTGCCTTGCAGTTCCAGCTGCGCGCCCCCGGCGCTGAAACGGATTCCGGTGAGCCAGACGTCAGTGACGGTCTGCCGCGCCAGTGCTTGAAAATAGCCCGAGAAACCGCCTCGGTTCACCAATTGCCCGCCTTCCACGCGCTGCAGCAGGCTGTCCAGTTGCCCCACCTGCCGCTGCAGGCGCTCGGCCTGCGCCACC
The genomic region above belongs to Methyloterricola oryzae and contains:
- a CDS encoding PilN domain-containing protein — encoded protein: MRQEINFYRGGTHPPLPPFGARWLIRAALSTVVLLAALSLARFVFNQRLASEVAVANKQATTLQAQVDALRARYPEPRPDAALVAQAERLQRQVGQLDSLLQRVEGGQLVNRGGFSGYFQALARQTVTDVWLTGIRFSAGGAQLELQGRALKAEQIPHMLQALGQEAAFKSRSFSTLSIRRPEQQPGQVDFILRTQVPKDVSKG